The Mus caroli unplaced genomic scaffold, CAROLI_EIJ_v1.1 scaffold_14357_1, whole genome shotgun sequence genome contains a region encoding:
- the LOC110287837 gene encoding zinc finger protein 431-like: MLETYRNPTVIGYNWGDHNTEEHFQHARRHGKHERSHTGEKASEFTWCDKAFACHSYLQRDERIHTGEKPCEVIQYGKVFARHNDLQKYNRTLTGEKPYNCNECGKTFAYHKCLQRHNKTHSAEKPYECNHCGKAFTHHTALQYHKRTHSSKKPYKCNQCGKAYSRQDHLQKHKRTHTGEKPYECNLCGKAFAHYNSLQVHNRTHTGEKSYECNQCGKAFSCLTGLQYHKRTHTGEKPYECNQCGKAFTCNNGLQYHKRTHTGEKPYECNQCGKAFTYNTALQYHKRTHTVEKPYECNQCGKAYICHTHLQYHKKTHTGEKPYECNQCSKAFAYRDSLQKHKRTHTGEKPYGCNQCGKSFADQSYLQKHKRTHTGEKPYECNQCGKAYSQHSHLQIHKRTHTGQKPYECNQCGKAFSQLSHLQIHKRIHTREKNV; encoded by the exons atgctggagacctacagGAACCCAACTGTTATAG GTTACAATTGGGGAGACCATAATACTGAAGAACATTTTCAACATGCTAGGAGACATGGAAA GCATGAAAGAAgtcacactggagagaaagctTCTGAATTTACTTGGTGTGATAAAGCTTTTGCATGTCATAGTTATCTTCAAAGggatgaaagaattcatactggagagaaaccttgtGAAGTTATCCAGTATGGCAAAGTCTTTGCACGACACAATGATCTCCAAAAATATAACAGAACActtactggagagaaaccctacaattgtaatgaatgtggtaaaaCCTTTGCCTATCATAAATGTCTTCAAAGACATAACAAAACACATtctgcagagaaaccctatgaatgtaatcactgtggtaaagcctttacacATCATACTGCTCTCCAATATCATAAAAGGACACATTCTAGCaagaaaccctataaatgtaaccaatgtggtaaagcctatTCACGACAAGATCATCTCCAAAAACATAAACgaacacatactggagaaaaaccttatgaatgtaatctctgtggtaaagcctttgcacattaCAATAGTCTTCAAGTTCATAacagaacacatactggagagaaatcctatgaatgtaatcaatgtggtaaagccttttcatGTCTGACTGGTCTccaatatcataaaagaacacatactggagagaaaccctatgaatgtaatcaatgtggtaaagcctttacatGCAATAATGGTCTCCagtatcataaaagaacacatactggagagaaaccctatgagtgtaatcaatgtggtaaagcctttacatATAATACTGCTCTccaatatcataaaagaacacatactgtagagaaaccctatgaatgtaatcaatgtggtaaagcctatATATGTCATACTCATCTCCAATATCATAAAaaaacacatactggagagaaaccctatgaatgtaaccaatgtAGCAAAGCTTTTGCATATCGTGATTCTcttcaaaaacataaaagaacacatactggagaaaagCCCTATGGatgtaaccaatgtggtaaaTCCTTTGCAGACCAAAGTTATCTTCAAaagcataaaagaacacatactggagaaaaaccatatgaatgtaatcaatgtggtaaagcctatTCACAACATAGTCATCTCCAAATACATAAACGAACACATACTGGGCAAAAACCGtatgaatgtaatcagtgtggtaaagccttttcacaacTCAGTCatctccaaatacataaaagaatacatactagAGAAAAGAATGTGTGA